Genomic DNA from Desulfonema ishimotonii:
TCACCGACACGGTGCGGACATCGGCCCGGCGGTGGGAAAAAGAGGGGATCTGCTGTGGCACACTCAGGAACTGGGCGCTGGTGACATTGTACCTGACGGGGGTGTCGCCGGAGAGGCTGGCCCGGTTCTATCGCTGAGGGCAATGTGTTACGGGTGATACCATTTCGGTTTTTTCCGGGGGCAGGCAAGCAGATAGTTGCCCAGCTCCCGGTCTCCGGTATCGACCCACTCAGCCGGGTCCGGCGGACAGAAGACCGCGCCGATGCTGAGGCCGGATACGGAGCGGATTTCCACCGTTTTCCGGACAAGGGTATGGGTCATGTCGTCCAGATGAAATTCCACAACGCCCCGGTCCCGGATGCTGAAATCCGTCTGGCGGCTGAGTCGGAATGCAATGCCGCTTTTGGAGATGTCTTTTATCGTCATCAGGAGCTTCTGAGATCCGTTCTCCGGCAGGAACTGACCGGACAGAAACACCTCTTTTCTGAAAGATTGCCGCCGCTCCAGGGTGATATTAAAGCGGCACCCGCAGCCGCAACGGCACTTCAGGCGGACGGACTGGCGGATATTTCTGTACCGGCGGACATCCACCCGGCGTGCGATGTGACAGTCGGGACAGGTGATGACGGCCACACAGTCGTCATGAACAAACGCTTTTTCCTGCTTCATAATCCCACCTCGGATGTTTTCAGGGTTAACGCAAACGCTTCGGTCACGCAGTACACACGCCACAATACGGGATCAGTCCTGTAAGTTCTGTTTCAGGCGGCGTCTTCTGAGGTTTCCGATGATGTGTCCGGGCGGCGGGAGGGGGACGAGAGGGCGCTGTCAGCCGATAGCGGTATGTTCTTTTAAAAACGGACAGACAAAATATAGCACATTCCCCTCCCGTTTTCGACAAAAAAATGTCGCCTGCGAATAATTCTGTGAAATACGCGGAATGCGGCCTTCTGACGGTGTGAAATCAAATGGTTAAATCGTAAAAAATACAGATTCAGAAAAGTTGATACTTCCAGGCCGGGAAAGGGTGTAAATACTTATTTTGCATTCAAATATCAGATAAATATAACCATATTGACCCCTGGGGCATATTCATGTACAATTAAAATTTATACCTGCCACCCTGTTTCTGTGCATCAGACAGAGACAGACCCGGAACAGCCGCACGCCCACCACCGGGGGAAACCATCGGATCAAAGTGAAACGCCGGACAGCGGCGAGACAATTTGCCAGATTAGGAGAAGAAAGGATAGATTATGGCGGATACTGTAAAGCTTGTATGGGATGATAAAACATATGAACTGCCTGTTATTGTCGGCTCCGAAGGAGAAAAGGCAATCGATATCTCAAGGCTCCGGCAGGATACCGGATTTATTACGATGGATCCGGGGTTTGCCAATACCGGGAGCTGTAAAAGCGCCATCACCTTTATGGACGGCGAAAAGGGGATTCTGCGCTACCGGGGCTATCCCATAGAGCAGCTGGCGGAACATTCATCATTCCGGGAGGTGGCCTATCTGCTCATCAACGGGGAGCTGCCGACCCGGAAGCAGATCACCCGGTTTTCGGTGCTGCTG
This window encodes:
- a CDS encoding PilZ domain-containing protein — encoded protein: MKQEKAFVHDDCVAVITCPDCHIARRVDVRRYRNIRQSVRLKCRCGCGCRFNITLERRQSFRKEVFLSGQFLPENGSQKLLMTIKDISKSGIAFRLSRQTDFSIRDRGVVEFHLDDMTHTLVRKTVEIRSVSGLSIGAVFCPPDPAEWVDTGDRELGNYLLACPRKKPKWYHP